In the Bordetella genomosp. 10 genome, one interval contains:
- a CDS encoding AzlD domain-containing protein: MPDFSQYELYVYAAIGLLTVCSILTRAGFAVFGDYLPLPDGLRRALRFAPVAALTAIIVPEILPWTPGEGPRFDARLLAAVVAALVYFRTRSAVLVIVAGMLALWGLRWVAG; this comes from the coding sequence ATGCCGGATTTTTCGCAGTACGAGCTGTACGTCTATGCCGCGATCGGGCTGCTGACCGTCTGCAGCATCCTGACGCGGGCCGGTTTCGCCGTGTTCGGGGACTACCTGCCGCTGCCCGACGGCCTGCGCCGGGCGCTGCGTTTCGCGCCGGTGGCGGCGCTGACCGCCATCATCGTGCCGGAAATCCTGCCCTGGACGCCCGGGGAAGGGCCCCGTTTCGACGCCCGCCTGCTGGCGGCGGTGGTGGCCGCGCTGGTCTATTTCCGCACGCGCAGCGCGGTGCTGGTGATCGTCGCCGGCATGCTGGCCCTGTGGGGCCTGCGCTGGGTGGCGGGATAG
- a CDS encoding AzlC family ABC transporter permease, whose product MSSEPAFSDPDIALIRQERLAAMKEGLRAVVPSLIATATWGLVTGVAMVKAGLTESMALAMTLLLYAGSAQLTSLPLIATGAPLWLIFAAGCVVNLRFVIFGAALQPYIRHLSWPRRLALGYFTTDMGFVLFMPRYGEAAERGTREQIWFFVGVIAPGWVVWQASSILGIYLGAMVPTSWSLDFAAVLALLAVTIPLAGARPMRVAMLAAGVVAWCGQALPLRLGLALAVFAGVAAGMLAERHWRRSA is encoded by the coding sequence TTGTCCTCCGAACCGGCGTTTTCCGATCCTGACATCGCGCTGATCCGCCAGGAGCGCCTGGCGGCCATGAAGGAGGGGCTGCGCGCCGTCGTGCCCTCGCTGATCGCCACCGCAACCTGGGGCCTGGTGACCGGGGTGGCCATGGTCAAGGCGGGGCTGACCGAATCCATGGCGCTGGCGATGACCCTGCTGCTCTACGCCGGCTCGGCCCAGCTCACCTCGCTGCCGCTGATCGCCACCGGCGCGCCGCTCTGGCTGATTTTCGCCGCCGGCTGCGTGGTCAACCTGCGGTTCGTCATCTTCGGCGCCGCCTTGCAGCCCTATATCCGCCACCTGAGCTGGCCGCGCCGCCTGGCGCTGGGCTATTTCACGACCGACATGGGGTTCGTCCTGTTCATGCCCCGCTACGGCGAGGCGGCCGAACGGGGCACGCGGGAACAGATCTGGTTCTTCGTCGGCGTCATCGCCCCGGGCTGGGTCGTCTGGCAGGCCTCCTCGATCCTGGGCATCTACCTGGGCGCCATGGTGCCCACCAGTTGGTCGCTGGACTTCGCCGCCGTGCTGGCCCTGCTGGCGGTGACGATTCCCCTGGCCGGCGCCCGCCCGATGCGGGTAGCCATGCTGGCCGCCGGGGTGGTGGCCTGGTGCGGCCAGGCGCTGCCCCTGCGGCTGGGCCTGGCGCTGGCGGTGTTCGCCGGCGTGGCGGCCGGCATGCTGGCCGAGCGCCATTGGCGCAGGAGCGCGTGA